One segment of Setaria viridis chromosome 4, Setaria_viridis_v4.0, whole genome shotgun sequence DNA contains the following:
- the LOC117852598 gene encoding cold-responsive protein kinase 1 has protein sequence MSCFSHFFKRKKGPQQQDDPSSVYFTGSENITRYSYRELARATSNFDQTNKIGEGGYGPVYKGTLRDGTAIAVKVLSLHSRQGAKEFLNELLAISDVAHENLVKLYGCCVEGNHRILVYKYLENNSLAHTLLGSGHSSIQFNWRARVNICIGVAQGLTFLHDSVRPHIVHRDIKASNILLDTDLTPKISDFGLAKLLPSDVSHVSTRVAGTLGYLAPEYAIRGQVTRKADVYSYGVLLIEIVSGRCNTDTKLPYDDQILLEKTWRYYDQGNLEKIIDSSLGDDLDVDEACRFLKVGLLCTQDFTKRRPGMSAVVAMLKGEADVDTEMISKPDVIRDFRDLKLRSRATSSTLLTSIMARSSPLSSGETTRTSITFTAISERD, from the exons ATGAGTTGTTTTTCTCACTTTTTCAAGAGGAAAAAGGGGCCCCAACAACAAGATGATCCATCTAGTGTTT ACTTCACTGGTTCTGAGAATATAACGAGATACAGCTACAGGGAACTGGCTAGAGCAACATCCAATTTTGACCAAACCAATAAGATTGGTGAGGGAGGCTATGGTCCTGTCTACAAG GGAACGCTCAGGGATGGAACAGCTATTGCCGTAAAGGTTCTGTCTTTGCATTCTAGACAAGGTGCAAAGGAGTTTCTTAATGAGCTTCTTGCAATCTCCGATGTAGCACATGAGAATCTTGTCAAACTCTATGGCTGCTGTGTAGAAGGGAACCACAGGATCCTTGTCTACAAATATCTTGAAAACAACAGCCTTGCACATACCCTTCTAG GTTCAGGGCATAGCAGCATCCAATTCAACTGGAGGGCTCGAGTAAATATTTGCATCGGTGTTGCCCAGGGATTGACATTCCTCCATGATAGTGTCCGCCCTCACATTGTCCACCGCGACATCAAGGCGAGCAATATTCTTCTTGATACGGATCTTACGCCAAAAATATCTGATTTTGGTCTGGCAAAGCTTCTACCTTCGGATGTGTCACATGTTAGCACAAGAGTCGCAGGAACTCT AGGTTACCTGGCTCCTGAATATGCAATTCGAGGACAAGTGACACGGAAGGCAGATGTCTACAGCTATGGCGTTCTTCTTATTGAAATAGTTAGTGGAAGATGCAATACTGATACGAAATTGCCCTATGATGATCAGATTCTTCTTGAGAAG ACATGGAGATACTACGACCAGGGGAATCTAGAGAAGATCATAGACAGTTCTCTGGGCGATGATCTGGACGTCGACGAAGCCTGCAGGTTCCTGAAGGTCGGGCTCCTCTGCACCCAGGACTTCACGAAGCGGCGGCCGGGCATGTCAGCGGTGGTCGCCATGCTGAAAGGCGAGGCGGACGTGGACACTGAGATGATCAGCAAGCCCGACGTGATCAGGGACTTCAGGGACCTGAAGCTCCGGAGCAGGGCCACGTCGTCGACGCTGCTGACCTCCATCATGGCGCGCTCGTCCCCGCTGTCGTCTGGAGAGACGACGCGGACCTCCATCACCTTTACAGCGATATCGGAGCGCGACTGA
- the LOC117851384 gene encoding patatin-like protein 3, which yields MATAATLALPDHHQTLQLPSPAAFGGSDRLSQEIFSILESNFLFGAASPLEGGPCSAGRVRVLSIDGGADGGALAAAALARLERRLQELSGNPAARVADFFDLAAGSGAGGFLAAALFACRMPADAARDVVAKNRKVLSGRGGRGGLLFRRPEAVFRKVFGDLTVRDAAKPLLIPCYDMATAAPFVFSRADAVEAEAFDFPLWQVCAAACGVGPAEVASLDGRTRLRAAAGAGGGGGASAAVANPTAVAVTHVLHNKREFPFAAGAGDLVVLSLGGSAAASLLRPSSSSLLRIAGACQADMVDQAVSMAFGESRASNYVRIQGNGIAAGETAEAALTERGVESVLFRGRKLMAQTNGERLDGVAEQLVREHHRRLESKTPVVLVKPSATPRTSSSSASTLITVSTNSSSESP from the exons ATGGCGACCGCGGCCACGCTCGCGCTGCCCGATCATCATCAGACGCTGCagctgccgtcgccggcggcgttcgGCGGCTCCGACCGCCTGAGCCAGGAGATCTTCTCCATCCTCGAGTCCAACTTCCTGTTCGGCGCGGCCTCGCCGCTggaggggggtccctgctccGCGGGCCGCGTCCGCGTGCTCTccatcgacggcggcgcggacggcggcgcgctggCCGCGGCCGCTCTCGCTCGCCTCGAGCGCAGGCTGCAGGAGCTCTCCGGAAACCCCGCCGCGCGCGTCGCGGACTTCTTCGACCtggccgccggctccggcgccgggggGTTCCTCGCGGCGGCGCTGTTCGCGTGCCGGATGCCCGCCGACGCGGCGCGCGACGTCGTGGCCAAGAACCGGAAGGTGCtctccggccgcggcgggcggggcgggctGCTGTTCCGGCGCCCGGAGGCGGTGTTCAGGAAGGTGTTCGGGGACCTGACGGTGCGCGACGCCGCGAAGCCGCTGCTGATCCCGTGCTACGACATGGCGACCGCGGCGCCGTTCGTGTTCTCCCGCGCCGACgccgtggaggcggaggcgttcGACTTCCCGCTCTGGCAGGTctgcgcggcggcgtgcggggtcGGCCCCGCGGAGGTGGCGTCGCTGGACGGGCGCACCAGGCTGCGCGCCGCGGCGGGTgctggaggagggggcggcgcatCCGCCGCCGTGGCCAACCCGACGGCCGTGGCCGTCACGCACGTGCTCCACAACAAGCGCGAGTtccccttcgccgccggcgccggcgacctcgtCGTGCTGTCGCTCGGCGGGAGCGCCGCTGCCTCGCTCCTCCGCCCCTCGTCCTCCAGCCTCCTGCGCATCGCCGGAGCTTGCCAGGCCGACATG GTGGACCAAGCCGTGTCAATGGCGTTCGGGGAGAGCAGGGCGAGCAACTACGTCCGCATCCAGGGCAACGGCATTGCCGCCGGCgagacggcggaggcggcgctgaCGGAGCGGGGCGTGGAGTCCGTGCTGTTCCGGGGGAGGAAGCTCATGGCGCAGACCAACGGCGAGCGGCTCGACGGTGTGGCCGAGCAGCTGGTGCGGGAGCACCACCGGCGGCTGGAGAGCAAGACGCCCGTGGTGCTCGTAAAGCCCTCCGCGACGCCGCGgacgtcgtcgtcctcggcgtCCACGCTCATCACCGTGTCCACCAACTCCTCCTCGGAGTCGCCGTGA